A region from the Carassius auratus strain Wakin unplaced genomic scaffold, ASM336829v1 scaf_tig00214259, whole genome shotgun sequence genome encodes:
- the serf2a gene encoding small EDRK-rich factor 2, producing MTRGNQRELARQKHAKKQNDLQRGKRNDDGLSAAARKQRDAEIMKQKQKKANEKMDSKAK from the exons atgacca GGGGAAATCAGCGTGAACTTGCTCGCCAGAAACATGCCAAGAAGCAAAATGATTTGCAAAGGGGCAAGAGAAATGATGATGGTTTATCTGCTGCTGCCAGAAAGCAGAG AGATGCagaaataatgaaacagaagCAAAAGAAAGCCAACGAAAAAATGGACTCTAAAGCCAAATAG
- the rasef2 gene encoding ras and EF-hand domain-containing protein, which translates to MNQADLRRLFAACDGNKSGRVEYEDFTTVCRELNVPADEIRTLFNKFDLDGDGYINFNDFSSSFHEVSEALNLALLGNSLQSQRSAWDEFENTLDGDVAFYLGRQWDELRELYEQIHSTTDELLLQRYEDLIKALVAESKEHRMEIEQLETSLRRTEELTSTQLAEMEEDLQQQLARTEEMVREEEQKKLDESIAMLQIKHENELADLQTTIERLSKQYQEESKLNSPREDAIKLRAHIKDLMQENEELRSSLMKAQINVSVLQVELDRLKNAFTDQKLQHERESDDLKKMVMEYQSYSSQIEFLQEMNKTLYDSNDGLRSALSQDNGSSKRRLSPKTEVSVPPRKMKPLRQSTMNQSGFTNEEDMMALVKCWADKYLDSGVSVQRDAEPMSGSDYDSDDSHNSEETAHHSYSCIPSELEVSETKSEALGSVARSTVGSISSSLRRRLSAFPVKQTEEDLHDNEDLAPVYRLVLAGDAGSGKSSFLLRLSLNEFRGDIQTTLGVDFQIKKMLVDGEKTNLQIWDTAGQERFRSIARSYFRKAHGVLLLYDVTSESSFLNVREWVEQIRESTDEDIPMCVIGNKVDLRAERPEGSCVSAFHGEKLAMAYNALFCEASAKEGTNVIEAVLHLAREVKKHAKLGRRSESRVKLSLHKRKKTLSNCCGV; encoded by the exons ATGAACCAAGCTGATCTTCGGAGACTTTTCGCGGCATGTGATGGGAATAAGTCGGGAAGAGTCGAATACGAGGACTTCACCACTGTTTGCCGAGAGCTTAATGTTCCTGCCGACGAGATCAGGACATTATTCAACAAGTTTGATCTGGACGGAGATGGATATATTAACTTTAACGACTTTTCGTCGAGCTTTCACGAAGTCTCGGAAGCCCTCAATTTGGCTTTGTTGGGAAACAGTTTGCAAAGTCAGAGAAGCGCTTGGGATGAGTTTGAAAACACGTTAGACGGAGATGTGGCCTTTTATTTGGGAAG ACAATGGGATGAATTGAGGGAGTTGTACGAACAGATCCACTCCACCACAGATGAGCTGTTATTGCAGCGATATGAGGATCTCATCAAGGCTCTTGTAGCTGAGAGCAAAGAGCACAGGATGGAGATTGAACAACTCGAGACTAGTCTACGAAG GACAGAGGAACTGACCAGCACTCAGTTGGCAGAGATGGAGGAGGACTTGCAGCAGCAACTGGCCCGCACAGAAGAAATGGTCAGAGAAGAG GAGCAAAAGAAATTGGACGAATCCATTGCTATGCTCCAAATCAAGCATGAAAATGAACTGGCAGACCTGCAAACAACGATAGAAAGGCTCTCAAAG CAATATCAagaggagtcaaaattaaacaGCCCCAGGGAAGATGCCATCAAACTGAGAGCACATATTAAAGATCTGATGCAG GAAAACGAGGAGCTGAGGAGTTCTCTTATGAAAGCCCAGATAAACGTCTCTGTTCTCCAGGTTGAGTTGGACCGGTTGAAGAATGCTTTCACTGACCAGAAACTCCAACACGAGAG AGAAAGTGATGACCTTAAGAAGATGGTGATGGAGTACCAGTCTTATTCCAGCCAAATAGAATTTCTCCA GGAAATGAACAAAACGTTGTATGACAGCAATGATGGGTTACGCTCTGCACTGAGCCAGGATAATGGCTCTTCAAAAAGACGG CTTTCACCAAAAACTGAAGTATCTGTACCTCCTAGAAAGATGAAACCACTTCGACAGAGTACAATGAATCAGAGCGG ttttactaATGAAGAGGACATGATGGCCCTGGTGAAGTGTTGGGCTGATAAGTATTTGGATAGTGGTGTTTCTGTCCAGAGAGACGCCGAGCCGATGTCAGGCAGCGATTATGACAGTGATGACAGCCATAATTCAGAAGAGACTGCGCATCATAGTTACTCATGTATTCCATCTGAGCTGGAG GTGTCAGAGACTAAGTCTGAAGCTTTGGGATCTGTAGCTCGTAGCACAGTTGGCTCAATATCCTCCTCACTTCGGCGGCGGTTGTCTGCTTTTCCTGTCAAG CAAACTGAAGAAGACTTGCATGACAATGAAGATCTTGCTCCAGTGTACCGTCTGGTGTTGGCTGGGGATGCTGGGTCGGGAAAATCCAGCTTTTTACTACGGTTGAGTCTCAATGAATTTAGAGGAGATATACAAACCACTCTCG GTGTGGATTTTCAAATCAAGAAGATGCTTGTAGATGGAGAGAAAACAAACCTTCAGATCTGGGACACTGCTGGACAGGAAAG GTTCCGCAGCATCGCCAGGTCATATTTTCGCAAAGCACATGGAGTGCTACTGCTATACGATGTCACGTCTGAGAGCAGTTTCTTGAATGTTCGTGAATGGGTGGAACAGATTCGG gAGTCAACGGATGAGGACATCCCGATGTGTGTAATAGGGAACAAGGTGGATTTGAGGGCAGAGAGGCCCGAGGGAAGCTGTGTGAGCGCGTTCCATGGTGAAAAGCTTGCGATG GCTTATAATGCCCTGTTCTGCGAAGCAAGTGCTAAAGAGGGGACAAATGTCATCGAGGCAGTTTTACATTTAGCAAG GGAAGTCAAGAAACATGCAAAACTGGGGCGAAGATCAGAGTCACGGGTTAAGCTGAGTCTTCATAAACGGAAGAAGACGCTGAGCAACTGCTGTGGAGTCTAA